In the Mycolicibacter sp. MU0102 genome, one interval contains:
- a CDS encoding aldo/keto reductase family protein has translation MEFRYLGNSGLQISEITYGNWLTHGSQVENDVATACVHAALDAGITTFDTADVYANGRAEEVLGAALKGRRRESLEIFTKVYWPIGPAPLGRNDTGLSRKHMLEAIDGSLRRLGTDYVDLYQAHRYDSFTPLEETMQAFADIVRAGKALYIGVSEWTAEQIRQAHGMARQLGISLISSQPQYSMLWRIIEPEVVPTCQELGLSQIVWSPMAQGVLSGKYLPGQPPPAGSRATDEKGGANFIKRFMTDEVLTRVQQLAPIAAELELTTAQLAIAWVLQNDNVAAALVGASRPEQVTENVKAAGVRIPAELLARIDQVLGDAVTSDAELVARSTPPNRLI, from the coding sequence ATGGAATTTCGCTACCTGGGCAACTCCGGCCTGCAGATTTCGGAAATCACCTACGGCAACTGGCTCACCCATGGTTCACAAGTCGAGAACGACGTCGCCACCGCGTGCGTGCACGCCGCGCTCGATGCTGGAATCACCACCTTCGACACCGCCGACGTCTACGCGAACGGGCGTGCCGAGGAGGTGCTCGGCGCCGCGCTGAAGGGGCGCCGGCGTGAATCGCTGGAGATCTTCACCAAGGTCTACTGGCCGATCGGGCCGGCCCCCTTGGGCCGCAACGACACCGGCCTGTCCCGCAAACACATGCTGGAGGCCATCGACGGCTCGCTGCGCCGGCTGGGGACCGACTACGTCGACCTGTACCAAGCGCACCGCTATGACTCCTTCACTCCGCTGGAAGAGACCATGCAGGCCTTCGCCGACATCGTCCGGGCGGGCAAGGCGCTCTACATCGGCGTCAGCGAGTGGACCGCCGAACAGATCCGCCAAGCCCACGGAATGGCCCGCCAGCTCGGCATATCGCTGATCTCCAGCCAACCGCAGTACTCCATGCTGTGGCGGATCATCGAACCCGAGGTGGTGCCGACCTGCCAAGAACTCGGCCTGAGCCAGATCGTGTGGTCACCGATGGCCCAGGGCGTGCTGTCCGGCAAATACCTGCCGGGTCAGCCGCCGCCGGCCGGCTCGCGTGCCACCGACGAGAAGGGCGGCGCGAATTTCATCAAACGGTTCATGACCGACGAGGTGTTGACCCGGGTCCAGCAGTTGGCGCCGATCGCCGCGGAGCTGGAGCTGACCACAGCGCAGTTGGCGATCGCCTGGGTGCTGCAGAACGACAACGTCGCCGCCGCTCTGGTCGGGGCGTCGCGCCCGGAACAGGTCACCGAGAACGTCAAGGCCGCCGGTGTGCGGATCCCTGCGGAACTGTTGGCTCGCATCGATCAGGTGCTGGGCGATGCGGTGACCAGCGACGCCGAACTGGTCGCGCGCTCCACTCCACCGAACCGGCTGATCTAG
- a CDS encoding class I SAM-dependent methyltransferase — MTEPAEPKYTHGHHESVLRAHRTRTAENSAPYLLGSLAPGLQLLDVGCGPGTITADLAALVAPGRVTAIEPVPEALDLARTFAAERGQHNIDFVVADVHALQFGDNSFDVVHAHQVLQHVADPVTALTEMRRVCKPGGVVAVRDSDYAAFTWYPASAELDDWLRLYRDAARANGGEPDAGRHLLAWAHAAGFTDITPTTSATCYGTPADREQWGGMWADRILQSAIAEQLLDSGAADQAKLQAISQAWRNWAAHPDGWLALLHSQLLCRV; from the coding sequence GTGACTGAGCCCGCTGAGCCCAAATACACCCACGGCCACCACGAATCGGTACTACGCGCCCACCGCACCCGCACGGCGGAGAACTCCGCGCCCTATCTGTTGGGTTCGCTGGCGCCCGGCTTGCAGCTACTCGATGTCGGCTGTGGACCGGGAACCATCACGGCGGATCTAGCCGCCCTGGTGGCGCCGGGGCGGGTGACCGCCATCGAGCCGGTCCCCGAGGCACTGGATCTGGCCCGCACCTTCGCAGCCGAGCGAGGGCAGCACAATATCGACTTCGTGGTTGCCGATGTGCACGCATTGCAGTTCGGTGACAACAGCTTTGACGTGGTGCATGCCCATCAGGTACTCCAGCACGTTGCCGACCCGGTGACCGCGCTGACCGAGATGCGTCGGGTCTGCAAACCCGGCGGGGTGGTGGCCGTGCGCGACAGCGACTATGCGGCGTTCACCTGGTATCCGGCGTCGGCGGAGCTGGACGACTGGCTTCGCCTCTACCGCGACGCCGCCCGAGCCAACGGCGGCGAGCCTGACGCGGGCCGGCACCTACTGGCCTGGGCGCACGCGGCCGGGTTCACCGACATCACCCCGACCACGAGCGCGACTTGTTACGGCACACCCGCCGACCGGGAGCAGTGGGGCGGCATGTGGGCCGACCGGATCCTGCAATCGGCCATCGCCGAGCAACTGCTCGACAGTGGTGCCGCCGATCAGGCGAAGCTGCAGGCGATTTCGCAGGCCTGGCGAAACTGGGCCGCCCACCCCGACGGCTGGTTGGCGCTGTTGCACAGCCAGCTGCTGTGCCGGGTATGA
- a CDS encoding N-acyl-D-amino-acid deacylase family protein translates to MSPDVVVRNGTIVDGLGGKPYVGDVAIRDGVITEIGEIADDSHQVIDATGLLVTPGFVDLHTHYDGQSIWSDRLNPSSAHGVTTALMGNCGVGFAPCRIADHDVLVDLMAGVEDIPGVVMTDGLPWTWETFPQFMDAVDKRHRDIDVAAFLPHSPLRVYVMGQRGVDREPATPEDLAQMRRLAQEAAEAGALGFSSSRLMTHRTKTGTQIPSYDASYAEILAISRGLADGGGGLIQFVPDLPEGTYQPVLQQVFDAATEAGLPVTFSLLIGNAGAQLWRDAMAMVEKANGSGAAITAQIFPRPIGLMVGLDLSIHPFVLYPSYQKIARMPLTERVAEMRKPEVRQQILSDRPTIVPTNPLAYLAQSWEWTFPLGDDPDYEPDPSKSIAARARARGVSPVEEAYDRLLDDDGHAILLDALANFENNSLDTVSALMRRDDVVLGLGDGGAHYGMICDSSFPTYVLTHWARDRTSGRLSVEAAIRELTSTPARIAGLDDRGRIAVGYKADLNVIDHQNLRLHKPVVTYDLPAGGRRLDQTADGYVATIVSGEVIAENGKPTAARPGRLVRGRQPAPS, encoded by the coding sequence ATGAGCCCCGACGTCGTGGTCCGCAACGGCACGATTGTCGACGGACTGGGCGGGAAACCCTACGTCGGCGACGTTGCGATCCGTGACGGCGTCATCACCGAGATCGGCGAGATAGCCGACGATTCGCACCAGGTCATCGACGCCACGGGACTGCTGGTCACACCGGGATTCGTCGACCTGCATACGCACTACGACGGACAGTCCATCTGGTCGGATCGGCTCAATCCCTCCTCGGCGCACGGCGTGACGACGGCCCTGATGGGCAACTGCGGAGTGGGTTTCGCACCGTGTCGAATCGCCGACCACGACGTGCTGGTGGATCTGATGGCCGGCGTCGAGGACATTCCCGGCGTGGTGATGACCGACGGTCTGCCGTGGACCTGGGAGACCTTTCCGCAGTTCATGGATGCCGTTGACAAGCGTCACCGCGATATCGATGTAGCGGCGTTCCTGCCGCATTCACCGCTGCGCGTCTACGTGATGGGCCAGCGCGGCGTGGACCGCGAACCGGCTACACCAGAAGATCTGGCGCAGATGCGCCGATTGGCCCAAGAGGCCGCGGAGGCTGGCGCACTGGGGTTCTCATCCTCACGGTTGATGACTCACCGCACCAAGACCGGCACCCAGATCCCCAGCTATGACGCCTCCTATGCCGAGATCCTCGCGATCAGCCGCGGCCTGGCCGACGGCGGGGGCGGGCTGATCCAGTTCGTTCCGGATCTGCCCGAAGGCACCTACCAGCCTGTCCTGCAACAGGTTTTCGACGCGGCTACCGAAGCGGGGCTGCCCGTCACGTTCAGCTTGCTGATCGGCAACGCCGGTGCGCAGCTCTGGCGGGACGCCATGGCCATGGTGGAGAAGGCCAACGGATCCGGAGCCGCGATCACCGCACAGATTTTTCCGCGCCCGATCGGACTGATGGTCGGATTGGACCTGAGCATCCACCCGTTCGTGCTGTACCCGAGCTACCAGAAGATCGCTCGCATGCCGCTGACGGAGCGAGTCGCCGAGATGCGCAAACCGGAGGTGCGGCAACAGATTCTGTCCGATCGCCCGACGATCGTCCCGACCAATCCGCTCGCCTACCTGGCCCAGTCCTGGGAGTGGACTTTCCCGCTCGGCGATGACCCCGACTATGAACCGGACCCGTCGAAAAGCATTGCGGCACGGGCCAGAGCACGCGGCGTCTCCCCGGTCGAGGAAGCATACGATCGGCTGCTCGACGATGACGGGCACGCGATCCTGCTCGATGCCCTGGCCAATTTCGAGAACAATTCGCTGGACACCGTCAGCGCTCTGATGCGTCGTGACGACGTCGTTCTGGGCTTGGGAGACGGCGGCGCGCACTACGGAATGATTTGCGACTCAAGCTTTCCCACCTATGTACTGACCCATTGGGCCCGGGACCGCACGTCCGGCCGACTCAGCGTCGAAGCGGCGATCCGCGAACTGACGTCCACACCGGCCCGGATCGCCGGACTCGACGATCGGGGTCGCATCGCGGTGGGCTACAAGGCCGATCTCAACGTCATCGACCACCAGAACCTGCGGCTGCACAAGCCGGTGGTCACCTACGACCTCCCCGCCGGTGGACGCCGGTTGGATCAGACCGCCGACGGCTACGTCGCGACCATCGTCTCCGGCGAGGTCATCGCCGAGAACGGCAAGCCCACCGCGGCCCGGCCCGGCAGGCTGGTGCGCGGCCGTCAACCCGCGCCGTCCTGA
- a CDS encoding VOC family protein — MIDHVGINCIDYAKSQKFYDAVLGVLGYSRQLDVGVALGYGRDGKPTFWIADAGAGDASGPNREVHVAFSAADPAQVQAFYDAAVQLGAESLHAPRLWPEYHPGYFGAFVRDPDGNNIEAVCHQA; from the coding sequence GTGATCGACCACGTGGGCATCAACTGCATCGACTACGCCAAATCGCAGAAGTTTTACGACGCAGTGCTTGGCGTCCTGGGCTATTCGCGGCAACTGGATGTCGGTGTGGCTCTCGGCTACGGACGAGACGGAAAGCCGACGTTCTGGATCGCCGACGCCGGCGCGGGTGATGCCTCGGGCCCCAACCGCGAGGTCCACGTCGCGTTCAGCGCCGCTGACCCCGCGCAGGTGCAGGCGTTCTACGACGCGGCCGTGCAACTGGGTGCCGAGTCCCTGCACGCGCCGCGGCTGTGGCCCGAGTACCACCCCGGCTATTTTGGCGCCTTCGTCCGTGACCCGGACGGCAACAACATCGAGGCGGTCTGCCACCAGGCGTAG
- a CDS encoding mycothiol transferase, translating to MTENDTNAALQVLLRDAFTRLIEHADDLTDGLTDEVADYRPTGQANSIAWLLWHSARVQDIQIAQVAGVEQVWTRDGWVDRFGLDLPRDDSGYGHSPDDVAKVHAPADLLAGYYRDVHQLTLGYLDGITADELARVVDTHWDPPVTAGVRLVSIIDDCAQHLGQAAYLRGLRS from the coding sequence ATGACGGAGAACGACACAAACGCCGCTCTGCAAGTGCTGCTCCGCGACGCATTCACCCGGCTGATCGAGCACGCCGACGACCTCACCGACGGGCTCACCGATGAGGTGGCCGACTATCGGCCGACGGGGCAGGCCAACAGCATCGCGTGGCTGCTTTGGCACAGCGCGCGGGTGCAGGACATTCAGATTGCCCAGGTCGCCGGCGTCGAGCAGGTGTGGACCCGCGACGGCTGGGTGGACCGGTTCGGCCTGGACCTGCCGCGTGATGACAGTGGCTACGGACATAGCCCCGACGATGTCGCCAAGGTTCATGCCCCGGCAGACCTGCTGGCGGGCTATTACCGCGACGTGCATCAGCTGACCCTGGGCTACCTCGACGGCATCACCGCCGACGAGCTGGCCCGGGTCGTCGACACCCATTGGGATCCGCCGGTGACGGCGGGGGTCCGGCTGGTCAGCATCATCGATGACTGCGCCCAGCATCTGGGGCAGGCCGCGTACCTGCGGGGCTTAAGAAGCTAG